In a genomic window of Phragmites australis chromosome 14, lpPhrAust1.1, whole genome shotgun sequence:
- the LOC133891420 gene encoding aquaporin PIP2-6-like → MGKEVDVSTLAAGGARAYADPPAAPVIDIDELGKWSLYRAVIAEFVATLLFLYITVATVIGYKHQTDASASGPDAACGGVGILGIAWAFGGMIFILVYCTAGISGGHINPAVTFGLFLARKVSLVRAVLYMAAQCLGAICGVALVKGFQSGFYTSYGGGANELASGYSTDTGLAAEIIGTFVLVYTVFSATDPKRNARDSHVPVLAPLPIGFAVFMVHLATIPITGTGINPARSLGAAVVYNNNKAWSDQWIFWVGPFIGAAIAALYHQIVLRASARGYGSFRSNT, encoded by the exons ATGGGCAAGGAGGTGGACGTGTCCACTCTCGCGGCCGGCGGCGCCCGTGCTTACGCGGACCCGCCGGCGGCGCCCGTGATCGACATCGACGAGCTCGGCAAGTGGTCCCTGTACCGCGCCGTGATCGCCGAGTTCGTGGCCACGCTGCTGTTCCTGTACATCACGGTAGCGACGGTGATCGGGTACAAGCACCAGACGGACGCGTCGGCGTCGGGCCCTGACGCGGCGTGCGGCGGCGTGGGCATCCTCGGCATCGCCTGGGCATTCGGCGGCATGATCTTCATCCTCGTCTACTGCACTGCGGGGATCTCGGGTGGCCACATCAACCCGGCGGTGACCTTTGGCCTCTTCCTGGCACGCAAAGTGTCCCTGGTGCGCGCGGTGCTGTACATGGCCGCGCAGTGCCTCGGCGCCATCTGCGGCGTTGCGCTCGTCAAGGGGTTCCAGAGCGGCTTCTACACGAgctacggcggcggcgccaaCGAGCTCGCCTCCGGGTACTCCACCGACACCGGGCTCGCCGCCGAGATCATCGGCACCTTTGTGCTCGTGTACACCGTCTTCTCCGCCACCGACCCCAAGCGCAACGCCCGCGACTCCCACGTTCCG GTGCTGGCGCCGCTGCCGATCGGGTTCGCTGTGTTCATGGTGCACCTGGCGACGATCCCGATCACCGGCACGGGGATCAACCCGGCGAGGAGCCTCGGCGCCGCCGTCGtgtacaacaacaacaaggCCTGGAGCGACCAG TGGATCTTCTGGGTGGGTCCGTTCATCGGCGCGGCAATCGCGGCGCTGTACCACCAGATCGTCCTCCGCGCCAGCGCCAGGGGTTACGGCTCCTTCCGGAGCAATACCTAG